A genomic region of Miscanthus floridulus cultivar M001 chromosome 3, ASM1932011v1, whole genome shotgun sequence contains the following coding sequences:
- the LOC136545936 gene encoding uncharacterized protein isoform X1 yields MDGAKPTAAAGGKQELEDALLQIMQQHHHQSFHQRQQTERAKDALRSAARVADLLVDTVDDGEVQELFVNEKRVELEARALLGTIARYRKQSDQWLAATNEINSVLKFFLICPLDPARGLMLLIFTITALKSVKNLAMFEEQVVVWESAEPPLNSLFGQNAEHPSCLTSLMLLSPVLFGQFDFSDVARDVSMLVSLYMRLRKLLLLACPMV; encoded by the exons ATGGACGGGGCCAAgccaacggcggcggcgggtgggaaGCAGGAGCTGGAAGACGCGCTGCTCCAGATCATGCAACAGCACCACCACCAATCCTTCCACCAACGCCAGCAGACTG AGAGAGCGAAGGACGCTTTGAGAAGCGCGGCGCGGGTAGCGGATCTCCTCGTGGACACGGTCGACGACGGCGAGGTGCAGGAGCTCTTCGTCAACGAGAAGCGCGTCGAGCTTGAGGCCCGCGCGCTGCTCGGTACCATCGCGCGCTACAGGAAGCAGTCGGATCAGTGGCTCGCTGCCACTAACGAGATCAACTCAGTCTTGAAG TTTTTCCTTATCTGTCCACTGGATCCAGCAAGGGGGCTGATGTTGCTCATCTTCACCATCACTGCACTGAAATCGGTGAAGAATTTGGCCATGTTTGAAGAGCAGGTGGTAGTCTGGGAATCTGCTGAGCCTCCATTGAACAGTTTGTTTGGTCAGAATGCAGAACACCCTTCTTGTTTAACAAGTTTGATGTTGTTGTCACCAGTCTTGTTCGGACAGTTTGATTTCAGTGATGTTGCAAGGGATGTATCGATGTTAGTTTCACTGTATATGCGGTTACGGAAGTTGCTGCTTCTTGCTTGCCCAATGGTGTGA
- the LOC136545936 gene encoding biogenesis of lysosome-related organelles complex 1 subunit 1-like isoform X2, with protein sequence MDGAKPTAAAGGKQELEDALLQIMQQHHHQSFHQRQQTERAKDALRSAARVADLLVDTVDDGEVQELFVNEKRVELEARALLGTIARYRKQSDQWLAATNEINSVLKEIGDFENWMKIMEFDCKSINAAIRNIHQS encoded by the exons ATGGACGGGGCCAAgccaacggcggcggcgggtgggaaGCAGGAGCTGGAAGACGCGCTGCTCCAGATCATGCAACAGCACCACCACCAATCCTTCCACCAACGCCAGCAGACTG AGAGAGCGAAGGACGCTTTGAGAAGCGCGGCGCGGGTAGCGGATCTCCTCGTGGACACGGTCGACGACGGCGAGGTGCAGGAGCTCTTCGTCAACGAGAAGCGCGTCGAGCTTGAGGCCCGCGCGCTGCTCGGTACCATCGCGCGCTACAGGAAGCAGTCGGATCAGTGGCTCGCTGCCACTAACGAGATCAACTCAGTCTTGAAG GAAATTGGAGATTTCGAGAACTGGATGAAGATTATGGAGTTTGACTGCAAAAgtatcaatgcagccatacgaaaCATACATCAGTCATGA